GCTCCGCCCATTCGGCTATGCCGTCCCCGTCGTAGCTGCCGTGGGGATGCAGAGAGGTGTGAGCGTGCAGGCGCGCATACCTGAAGTCCGCGGTGCGCTCGTCGATGACCGGCCAGCGTGAGTCGGAATCGCCGTAGACGATCGCGATTCCGTGGCCGCGCGCGAGCTCCGTGAACTCCGGGCTGGCAAAACTGTGGTGACGCACCTCGATCGCATGACGGACGGTGCGATGTGCGTCGGTCAGGAGATACTCGCTTCCGTGCATCCGGTCACTTCGTTTAGCAGCGAGCGCCGCCGCGGCTGTCGTGTCGTGGGGGAGGAGGGAGAAGAACCGCTCGAGGAGGAACGGCTCGAACTCCTGGCTGGGCGGTAGCTGCCACAGGATCGGGCCCAGCTTCGCGCCCAACGCGAGGATGCCCGAGGCAAAGAAGTTCGAGAGCGGTTCTGCCACATCGTCCAACCGCCTGATGTGGGTAATGAACCTCGGTGCCTTGACCGCGAAAACAAAATCGTCAGGGGTGGCGTCCCGCCACGACAGCCAACTCGTTGGTTTCTGTAGCGAGTAGAACGAGCCGTTGAGCTCGATTGATGTCACGTGCCGACTCGCGTACTCCAACTCCCGTTTCTGGGTGAGTCCCGCGGGGTAAAAGGTTCCGCGCCAATCGGGGTAGACCCAGCCGGCCATGCCAACTCGAATCTGCCCCGCCACGATCAGTCCTCGTAGGAGTGCTCGGGTCCGGGGTAGCTGCCGGTCTCCACGTCCTCCCGATATGCCGAGACGGCATCCGTGAGGGTCTTGCGCAGGTTGGCGTACTGCTTCACGAACTTCGGGATCCTGCCCTTGGTGAACCCTGCCCAATCCGTCCACACGAGGAGTTGACCATCGACGTGTGGACCAGCGCCGACGCCGATGGTCGGGATACGCAGTTCGGACGTCACGCGTGCCGCGGCTTCGGCCGGCACCATCTCGAGTACGACGGCGAAGGCTCCGGCATCCTCGACAGCGTGGGCATCCGCGAGGAGCTGCTCTACCTGTTCGCCTCGACCCTGAATGACGTGGCCGCCCAGCCCGTGCTCACTCTGAGGTGTGAACCCGATGTGGGCCATGACCGGGATGCCCGCCGAAACGATCCTGCGAATCTGCTCGGCACTGCGCACACCCCCCTCTAGCTTCACCGCGTGGGCGCCGGTTTCTTTCATGAACCGGAACGCCGTGTGCAAGGCCTCGTCTGGTCCGGTCTCGTATGAGCCGAAGGGCATATCGGCAACAACAAACGCGCGATTGACGGCTCCGGCGACGGCACGCGCGAGCGGAATGAGGTCGTCGATGGAGACCGGCAGTGTGGTGTCGTAGCCGTAGACGTTGTTGCCCGCGGAGTCACCGACCAGGAGGAAGTCGATTCCGGCCTCGTCGAAGATGCCGGCGGTGAGTTGGTCGTAGCTGGTCAGCCCGGTGAACTTGATCCCGTTCTCCTTGGCGCGCTGGAAATGCCGGGTTCGAACGCGCTTGAGCGCCTGCTCTGCCATGCAGTAAGTCTAGGGCGGAGCAAGTAGCCTATGAGGGTGCCGCTGGCACGCTCCCGGTGTCTACCGGATCAGTCGAAAGGGTAGTGATGGACAAGCAGCGCGACTTCGTTCTTCGGACGATCGAAGAACGTGGAGTGAAGTTCGTACGGCTCTGGTTCACAGATGTCGTCGGAACTCTCAAGAGTGTCGCGATCACCCCGGCAGAGGTGGAGGGTGCCTTTGCCGAGGGCCTCGGTTTCGACGGCTCCGCGCTCGAAGGTTTCACGCGCGCCTACGAAGCTGACCTGCTTGCCGCTCCCGACCCCGCGACCTTCCAGATACTCCCGTGGCGCGGGGAGATCGACCCGACCGGGCGCATGTTCTGCGACATCCTCACGCCCGATGGTCAGCCGTCGTTCTCCGACCCCCGCAACGTCCTGAAGCGCACCCTAGCCAAGGCCGCCGACCGCGGTTTCTCCTTCTACACGCACCCGGAGATCGAGTTCTACCTGCTCAAGTCCTCAAAGCTCAAGGGTGGCGCACCCGAGCCCGTGGACTCCGCCGGATTCTTCGACAACGTACCCGGCGGAACTGCCCACGACTTCCGTCGCCGTTCCGTGCGGATGCTCGAGGACCTGGGTATCTCCGTCGAGTTCAGCCACCACGAGGCTGGCCCCGGTCAGAACGAGATCGACCTGCGTTACGCAGACGCTCTGACGACCGCGGACAACATCATGACCTTCCGCACCGTCATCAAGGAGGTGGCGATCGAGCAGGGTGTCTACGCGACGTTTATGCCGAAGCCGCTCTCCGGCCACCCCGGTTCCGGCATGCACACCCACATGTCGCTGTTCGAAGGTGACACCAACGCGTTCTACGACGCGAGCGGCCACTACCAGCTCTCGAAAATCGGGCGTCAGTTCGTTGCGGGGCTCCTGCGTCACGCGCCCGAGATCACCGCCGTCACCAACCAGTTCGTGAACTCCTACAAACGACTGTGGGGCGGCGACGAGGCCCCGAGCTTTGTGACGTGGGGCCACAACAACCGCTCGGCCCTCGTCCGTGTTCCTCTCTACAAGCCCGGCAAGGGCCAGAGCGCGCGCGTCGAGTACCGTGCGATGGACTCGGCCGCCAACCCGTACCTCGCCTTCTCGTTGCTCCTCGCAGCGGGGCTCAAGGGTATTGAGGAGGGCTACGAACTCCCGCCCGAGGCGGAGAACAACGTGTGGGAGCTTTCCGATTCGGAGCGCCGCGCACTCGGGTACGAGGCGCTCCCCGCGAGCCTCGACCACGCCATCACCCTGATGCAGGATTCGGAACTCGTTGCGGAGACGCTCGGCGAGCAGGTCTTCAACTACGTGCTGCTGAACAAGCGACGCGAGTGGCGCGAGTACCGCGCTCAGGTAACCCCCTACGAGCTGGAGAGCAGCCTCGAGATCCTCTAGGCGCGCGGCCGACCGCCGACGCTGGTGAACCATGACGCGAGCACAGACAACGCTGACCGAACTGGCGCGCCTCGGGTTCACCGATCTCGGGGGAGCGTCCACACTCCTCGCCGAACTGGGTGCCCCCGACCTCGTGCCGGTTTTCGCGAAGGCGGCTGATCCGGACCAAGCACTGCGCCTCCTGATCGACCTTCGCGAGCGTGCACCCCAGCCCGTGGAAGCGGTGATGGGGAATCCGGATGCCTCGGCCCTCCTCATTCGCATCCTCGGGGCCTCCGAGGGCCTCGGGTCGTTCTTCTCACGGCACCCCGGCGAACTCGATGTGCTGGCGGAACACCTCGCCGCACCTCTCAGCGCTGAGGAGTACGCCGCGGATCTTTCCGCGGCGACGGAAGGTCTGAGCGGCGAACCCGCATGGATTGCGCTCAGAGTCCGGTATCGACGACACCTGGCACGACTGGCAGGCTGGGACCTCTCGCATCCGGACCCGCTTGCGGCCCTGGACACGGTCGCGGCCGCATTGGCCGACCTCGCTGGCGCGGCCCTCGACGCGTCGCTCGCGATCGCGCGTCGCGACAGCACACTCCCGGCCGACGATGTGTCCCGCACGCGCCTGGCCATCATCGGAATGGGCAAGGCGGGCGCGCGCGAACTGAACTACGTGTCCGACGTCGACGTGATCTTCGTGGCACAAGGTTCCGATGGTCTCTCGGACGACCGGGCCGTGGAGATCGCGACACGACTCGCCATGCACACCATGCGCGGGATCAACGAGCTCACCTCCGAACCATCGCTGTGGGAGGTCGACGCCAACCTGCGCCCGGAGGGTAAGGACGGCGCGCTCGTACGTACCCTCGCCTCTCACGTCGCCTACTACGACCGATGGGCGCGCAGTTGGGAGTTTCAGGCGCTCCTCAAAGCGCGACCCCTCGCGGGCGACCGAGAGCTCGGTGACGACTACGTCGAGGCGTTGGCGCCCAAGGTCTGGTCGAGCGCATCCCGAGATAACTTCGTCGAGTCCGTTCAGCGCATGAGGGAGCGTGTCACCGAGCACATTCCGAGCTCCGAGATCGACGTGCAATTGAAGCTCGGCCCCGGCGGTTTGCGCGACGTCGAGTTCACGATCCAGCTGCTTCAACTGGTTCACGGTCAATCGGATGCCGGAGTGCGTCAGCGTGCGACGCTGCCCGCCCTTGTCGCCCTCGCCGAACAGGGTTACATCGGTCGAGTTGAGGCAGCGGAGTTCTCGGAGGACTACCGGTTTCTCAGGGTCCTCGAACATCGCCTGCAGCTGTCACGACTTCGACGGACCCACCTCATGCCGACCGACCCGGAGGCGCTGCGTGTGCTGGCCAGGGCATCCGGGCTCGCGACCAACGCCAGCGATCTCACGGAGCAGTGGCAGCGGACCAAAAACGCGGTACGCAGGCTTCACGAGCGGCTGTTCTATCGCCCACTCCTGTCGGCTGTTGCGGCGCTCCCCGAGGACGGCCTCGTGCTCTCGAGCGAGCAGGCGGAGGCCCGCCTCGCGGCGATCGGATTCCGTGATCCACGCGGTGCGCTTGCCCACATCGCGGCACTGACGGGTGGCGTTTCTCGCCGCGCCACGATTCAACGCAACCTGCTGCCCGTCATGCTGCAGTGGTTTGCCGAAGGTGCCGACCCGGATTACGGGCTGCTCGCGTTCCGGCGCCTGAGCGAGGACCTGGGGGAGGCGTACTGGTTCCTGCGGATGCTGCGCGACTCATCGGGCGCGGCCCAGCGTCTCACCCATGTACTCGCGGGGTCAAAGTTCGTTGGCTCGCTGTTCGAGCGGATCCCCGAAGCGGCGGCGTGGCTCGAGAACGAGGACGAGTTGCGACCGCGACCGCTCGATCAGCTCCTCGAGGAGACTCACGCCACGGTCGCTCGACACCGCGACGACGAGGATGCCGCAGCCCTGGCGCTCCGCACGGCGCGGCGACGTGAGATCCTGCGCCTGGCCCTCGCGGGCATCGTGGGGAACATCACCATCGGGCAGCTCGGTAGAGCACTCTCGGACATCACGACCGCCATCCTCACGGGAGCCCTTGCCCTCGCCCATCGATACGGTGACGGGATCGAGTTCGGCATCATCGCGATGGGCCGATACGGCGGACAGGAACTCGGTTTCGGCTCGGACGCCGACGTCATGTACGTCTATCGGCCGGCAGGAGCCGACGGCGAGGAAGCCCAGCGCCGCGCCGAGCGCATCGTGCACGCCCTCAGTCGCTACACGGAAGATCTTCGAGTCCCTCTCGATCTCGACATCGGTCTACGACCCGAGGGTCGCAACGGGGCGATCGTTCGTTCGCTCGACTCGTACCGCGCGTACTACGCGCGGTGGTCGCTGACCTGGGAGGCGCAGGCGCTCCTCAGAGCGCGCGGCGCCGTGGGTGATGCCGACCTGCTCGCCGCTTTCGAGGAGCTCGCCGACTCTGTCCGCTATCCGGAATCCATCTCCGAGAACGACATCCGCGAGATCAAACGCATCAAGGCGCGGGTCGAAAACGAACGCCTCCCGCAAGCGGCCGACCCCACGCGACACTTGAAGCTCGGCCGCGGATCGCTCAGTGATGTCGAATGGTTTGTGCAATTGCTGGAGCTCGAGCACGGTGCTCGAGTGCCCGGCCTGCGCACGACGTCCACGCTCGGCGCGCTGGCCGCGGCCGAAGCCGCAGGACTAGTCGACACCGAGGATGCCCACAAGCTGAGAGACGCGTGGATTCTCGCATCGCGCGCGCGGTCGGCGATGACTCTGTGGACCGCCAAAACCTCGGATGTGCTGCCGAAGGACCTCCTCCAACTCGAGGGCGTCGCGCGGCTGCTCGAGTACCCACCGGGATCGGCAGGCGTGTTCGAGGAGCAGTACCTCCGGGTGACGCGGCTGGCACGCCAGGTGTTCGAGCGCCGCTTCTACGGCACCACGTCGAAGCCGCCGCCCACGACCTGACCGGATGCCCGGCATCCCGGGACATCGCACCCTGTACTTCAGGCTGCGAGGACCGACAGCGTGATGGATGCCGCGACCGCGGCGAACATCCGAAAGGAAAGGTCTCCCATGTCAACACCCGTCTCGACTGATGCCCCCGTTCCGGTACCCGCGGCGCCGACAGTGGTCAGCCGCGGCTGGGCGGTGGTAGGAATCGTCGCCGCACTGACCTCGGGGGCAAGCGTCTTCCTCTCCATGAGCCTGTCGCCGGAGTACGTGCCAGGCTCGGTCATCACGTCCGAGATCATGGACGCAGGTTTCGCCGAGAAGCGACCGCTACTCGTCGCGTTCCACATCACGACCGTGGTCTCCGCACTGCTCCTGGTTGTGTTCGCAGCTGGCCTCCACCGGAGGCTCCAGAGTGTCCACCGAACGCAGACGCTCGCGCCGACCATCGCGCTGGTGGGCATCGCTCTGGTGTCTGTGGCTCAGCTCCTCGGCAGTGGCCTCGATACCGAGTTCTTGTTCGGTGTGGGGGATACCGCCATCAACCTTCCGTCCGATATCGGCATGTACTCGCACTGGATCGCCACGATCCCGTGGCTGTGGGCTGGCGCCGGCATCGCTGCCCTCGCCGCAGGGGCTTCACGACGCGGGGCGCTCGTGCCCGCGTGGCTCGCCGTCGTCAGCATCATCCTCGGCGGGCTCACCGTGCTCATCGCCGTGTCGCCGCTGCAGTACATGTCGGCGGGCCCCGGCATCCTGTGGCTCCTCATCGCATCGCTGGGGTTCACGCTGGGGGACCGGGCGCTGCGTCGAAAGAGCTAAACCGCCACGAACGCGCACGAGCCCGCCACGATTGACGTGGCGGGCTCGTGTGACTGACGTCGCAGCGATTAGACCGAGAAGTACAGCTCGTACTCGAACGGGTGCGGACGCTGGGAAGCGGGAATGATCTCCTTCTCCCACTTGTAGGCGATCCACGTGTCGATGAGGTCCTTCGTGAAGACGTTGCCCTCCATCAGGAACTCGTGGTCGGCCTCGAGCGCCTTGAGGCACTCAGCGAGCGAACCGGGAACCTGCGGGATGAGCTTGGCCTCCTCGGGCGGGAGTTCGTAGAGGTCCTTGTCGACGGGCTCGTGCGGCTCGATCTTGTTCTTGATTCCGTCGAGGCCAGCCATGAGCTGCGCCGCGAAGGCCAGGTACGGGTTACCTGATGCGTCCGGCGCGCGGAACTCGATGCGCTTGGCCTTCGGGTTGGTTCCCGTGATCGGGATACGGATCGAGGCCGAACGGTTACCGGCCGAGTAGACCAGGTTGACCGGAGCCTCGAAGCCCGGAACCAGGCGGTGGAACGAGTTGAGCGTCGGGTTGGTGAACGCGAGCACCGCGGGGGCGTGCTTGAGCAGACCACCGATGTACCAGCGAGCAACGTCGCTGAGGCCACCGTAGCCCTGCTCGTCGTAGAAGAGCGGCTTGCCGTCGTTCCACAGCGACTGGTGCGTGTGCATGCCCGAACCGTTGTCGCCGAAGAGCGGCTTCGGCATGAAGGTTGCGACCTTGCCCCACTCGAGGGCGGTGTTCTTGACGATGTACTTGAACTTGAGGATGTCGTCTGCCGCGTGCACCATCGTGTCGAAGCGGTAGTTGATCTCAGCCTGACCACCCGTTCCCACCTCGTGGTGGGCGCGCTCGAGGATGAGGCCGGCGTCGATCAGCTTGAGGCTGATGTCGTCACGCAGGTCGGCCTGCTTGTCGATGGGGCTGACGGGGAAGTAGCCACCCTTGTACGGGGTCTTGTTGGCGAGGTTTCCGCCCTCCTCGACGCGACCGGTGTTCCAGGCGCCTTCCTCGGAGTCCACCGAGTAGAAGCTCTGGTTCTGAGTCACGGAGTAACGAACATCGTCGAAGATGTAGAACTCGGCCTCAGGGGCGAAGTACGCGGTGTCTGCGATGCCGGTCGAGGCGAGGTACTTCTCAGCCTTCTTGGCGACCTGACGGGGGTCCTTGCCGTAGATCTCGCCGTTACGCGGGTTGTAAATGTCGAACACCATGATGAGCGTGCGCTCAGTGCGGAACGGGTCGACGTACGCGGTCGTGACATCGGGGATCAGCTGCATGTCCGACTCGTGGATGTTCGCGAACCCGCGGATCGACGAACCGTCGAAGAGCTGGCCGACGGAGAAGAACTCCTCGTCGACGGTGGACGCCGGGATGTTGAAGTGCTGCTGGACCCCGGGTAGGTCCGTGAAGCGAATATCAAGGAACTTGACGTCGGTGTCCTTGATGAACTTGAGCACTTCTGAAGAATCACTGAACATGTGAAGGACTCCAATGAGCTTGGTGCTGAACGGCAGCAGACGCGGCCACAACGAGGTTATGGTGCAGGGGTTTCGCGAGGGTCACGCAAATGTTTCCGGCATGTTACGCGTCGGTGCCGCGATAGTCTCGAAGCATGTCATCGAGCTCGTCCGTGTCGTCCGATTGGCCGGGCAAACGTCTCGGACTTCCCGAGACGGGGCCGCGCTCGGTGGGGCGTATCGGTCGTCGCATCGCTGCCCTCGCGATCGACTGGGGAGCCGCTGTTCTCATCTCGGTTGCGTTCTTCCGCTACGACCCGTGGGCGACTCTCGCGATCTTTGCGGTCACGCAGATCGTGTTCTTGCTGACTGTTTCGGGGAGTGTTGGACACCTCATCTTGGGCCTCCGGGTGGTACCCATCGCGGGAGGCTATCTCGGTGCGTGGCGCCCGTTCGTCCGCACCGCTTTGCTCTGCCTCGTCATCCCCGCGGTGATTTGGGACAAGGACCAGCGAGGGATGCACGACAGGCTGGCCGGCACCGTTCTGGTGCGTCGCTAACGAACGAGCGCTGATCGGCCGTTAGCGCGGGCGAGGCGCACGGGCCTTCATCGGGTCCATTCCCTTCGGGATCGGCAGTCCGTTCTTGCCGAGGGAGTTCAGTCGATTGGAGACTGCGAGCACCTCGTTCTTGCGGAGGGCCGACTTGAAACTGTTGAGCTTGGCCGGCAGCTTGTGCAGAGCTGTCGAGTCCTCGTCCGGACCCACGAAGACGAAGTTGATCGGCACGTTCGGGAGGATGCGTGCCACAACCTTGCGCTGGTCCTCGAGCATCGGGCGGGTTCGGCTCTGGGGGCCCTCGCCGATGAGCGCAACCCCTCCACGCCCTACCGCGCGGTAGACGGCATCCTGAGTCTTCGGGCTCACGGTGATGGGCATCTCGCTTGCCGTCCATCCACGACGGAGCGAACTCTTGAGTACCGCGCCCACCGCACCGGGCTGTCCCGCGATCTGTGAGTACGCCGCCCGCTCGGCACGACGGCCAAGCACGATGAGGAAAAGCAGAATTCCGCCCAGCAGGCCGGCGACGATGTAGAGGATCAGGCCGACGACGTTGGCGCCGGAGAGAAGGACGCCGAGGCCGATACCCGCAACGAGCGGCAGAACGAAGCTCGCCAGGAGGTACCAGATCGCCCTCTTGTCGTAGCGTGTGGTCATCTGGAAGACCTGGTACATCTGCTTGAGACGACCGGGCTCCTTCGGTGCCTTTGACGGGGACGAGGAGGAGGTGCGAGCCATACTCTCTAGGATACCGTCCTTCCGGAACCCGCCCGGCGGCGGCCATCGGGGGCCGGAGGCTACGTGGGGTGAGTGCGGGAGGGGGACTTCTCCTCCACAACGCTGCCGCGGAGCGATGTCTCTCGGAGTTCTTGTCATGGTGATGCGAGCACACCGAGGCTTGGCACGATCGGCGAATGGGCAGTGACATCGTCGGTGGATACCGGTTGACCCGCCTTCTCGCTGAGGGAAGGCGTGCCGAGGTTTACCTCGCTCACTGTGCGGAGCCCTCTGGCGAGGCCGAACCCGTTGCCGTCAAGCTCTACCGATCGGTTGCCGAACTCGCGGAGATCCAGGCCGAAATGGATGTCCTCGCTGCGGCGGCGGGTCCGCACGTTGTGCGCCTCATCGATGTCGCGTCAGCGCCGGACCGACGACCGGCGCTGATCATGGAGCGGCACGGGCCGCGAACTCTCGGGGAATTGCTCGCGTCGAGAACGCGCCTCGAGATCGGAGAAGCGGCAACGATACTGGTGCCCCTCGCGCGCGCAGTGGAGCGGATGCACGGTACTGGCGCCGTGCACGGTCGGATCTCACCGGAGAGTGTGCTGTTCTCGGCGGACGGCGCCCCCGTCCTCGCGAGGTTCGGCCGGGGACAGGTGACGGATGCATCGACCCCAGCCGAAAGGGACGCCAATCCTCTTTTCGCCGCCGACCTCGAGAGCTATCGCCGACTCGCCGAGGCAGTTCTCGCGCTGGCGGATGCTCATGAACTCGCCACTACCCTGATGCCCTCCACTTCGTCGGAGAGCTGGGCTGACCTTTTCTCGGCGCGGCTCTTCGAGCGAGACCGTCCTCGAGCTGTCGATTTTGAGGGCGCGGAGGACCGCCAGTCCTTCGCAATCGTGTCACACGCGAGCGGCCAGAACCCCGGACGGCGACGGGATATCCACACTGATCGCCGACCCGCTGCGGGGGCGGCGGATCGATGGGCGCGTGCCCTGCGTGTGACGCGGACCATGGCAGCCACCGTGCGCCCCCGCTTTTGGATAGTCGGCGCCGCTGCACTGGCTACATTGCTTATTGCCGTCATCGCGGTACCTCCGCCCGCCACCGACGCCGTGCCACCCGCGAGTCCGCGGGCGTCTCCGTCGACTACGTTGCCGCCGAGTGGAGTGGTGGTCTCAGACGATCCCGTTGAGGCAGTCGGGGAGCTACTGCTGGAGCGTGAGAAGTGCTTCGAGCAGGCGTCACTGCTGTGCCTCGACGGTGTCGATCATCTCGGATCGGCTGCGATGGAAGCCGATTCGCGGGCAATTCAGATGCTCCACGATGGAGCGGACGACGACGGTACCGTGCCGAGATTCAGGCACCCTGTCCAGGCAGAGCTCCGAGAGCAGCTCGGCGGTTCGGTAGTGGTCTCTCTGACGTTGGCAGAAAAACAACCGGCTTCGGTCCTGATGATCAGGACCGAAGCCGGTTGGAGGATCAGAGCGTTTCTGCTGTGATTCAGATGCCCAGGTTCGCGGCGAAGTCGCCCGACTCGAGACGCTTCTTCACCGCGGTGAGGAAGCGGGCAGCATCTGCGCCGTCAACGATGCGGTGGTCGTAGGAGAGAGCCAGGTAAACCATCGAACGAATGGCGATCGCATCGCCGCCAGCGTCGGTGACGACGACAGGCTTCTTGGTCACGATTCCCGTTCCGAGGATTGCGGACTGCGGGAGGAACACGATCGGTGTATCGAAGAGCGCCCCGCGCGAACCCGTGTTCGTGAGGGTGAACGTGCCACCTGCGAGCTCGTCGGGCTTGAGCTTGTTGTCACGCGTACGCTCGGCGAGATCGGCAATCTGAGTGGCAAGGCCTGCGAGGTCGAGCTCGCCGGCATCGCGCACCACGGGCGTCAGAAGACCACGCTCGGTGTCAACGGCGATGCTGAGGTTCTCCTGCGCGGGGTACACGATGGAATCGCCGTCAACGGTGGCGTTGATGATCGGATAGGTACGGAGGGCTTCGGCGGCCGCGAGGGCGAAGAACGGCAGGAACGAGAGCTTGACGCCGGTCTTCTGCTGGAAGTCGCCCTTCACCTTGTCGCGGAACTGAGCGACAGCCGTGACATCCACCTCGACAACGGACGTCAGCTGAGCGGACGACTGCATGGAGATGACGGCACGCTCGGCGATCACCTTACGCAAGCGGGACATGGGAGCGGTGGTACCGCGCAGCGGAGAAACCTCGACAGCGGTGGGCGCACTCGGTGCACTCTCCACCTGAGCCTCCGGTGCCGAGGTCGGCGCGGAGGCTTCGAGGATGTCCTGCTTGCGGATGCGTCCTCCGACACCCGTTCCCGTCACCGTGGCGAGATCGATGCCCTTGTCGTGGGCGAGCTTGCGCACGATCGGGGTCACATAGCCAGCAAACGAACCACTC
This genomic window from Antiquaquibacter oligotrophicus contains:
- a CDS encoding DUF72 domain-containing protein codes for the protein MAGQIRVGMAGWVYPDWRGTFYPAGLTQKRELEYASRHVTSIELNGSFYSLQKPTSWLSWRDATPDDFVFAVKAPRFITHIRRLDDVAEPLSNFFASGILALGAKLGPILWQLPPSQEFEPFLLERFFSLLPHDTTAAAALAAKRSDRMHGSEYLLTDAHRTVRHAIEVRHHSFASPEFTELARGHGIAIVYGDSDSRWPVIDERTADFRYARLHAHTSLHPHGSYDGDGIAEWAERTVTWSRSGDDVFVYFDDDSKVRAPHDAQSLLAALQPDVSNVLHHRDDDIS
- the panB gene encoding 3-methyl-2-oxobutanoate hydroxymethyltransferase, with protein sequence MAEQALKRVRTRHFQRAKENGIKFTGLTSYDQLTAGIFDEAGIDFLLVGDSAGNNVYGYDTTLPVSIDDLIPLARAVAGAVNRAFVVADMPFGSYETGPDEALHTAFRFMKETGAHAVKLEGGVRSAEQIRRIVSAGIPVMAHIGFTPQSEHGLGGHVIQGRGEQVEQLLADAHAVEDAGAFAVVLEMVPAEAAARVTSELRIPTIGVGAGPHVDGQLLVWTDWAGFTKGRIPKFVKQYANLRKTLTDAVSAYREDVETGSYPGPEHSYED
- a CDS encoding glutamine synthetase family protein, which gives rise to MDKQRDFVLRTIEERGVKFVRLWFTDVVGTLKSVAITPAEVEGAFAEGLGFDGSALEGFTRAYEADLLAAPDPATFQILPWRGEIDPTGRMFCDILTPDGQPSFSDPRNVLKRTLAKAADRGFSFYTHPEIEFYLLKSSKLKGGAPEPVDSAGFFDNVPGGTAHDFRRRSVRMLEDLGISVEFSHHEAGPGQNEIDLRYADALTTADNIMTFRTVIKEVAIEQGVYATFMPKPLSGHPGSGMHTHMSLFEGDTNAFYDASGHYQLSKIGRQFVAGLLRHAPEITAVTNQFVNSYKRLWGGDEAPSFVTWGHNNRSALVRVPLYKPGKGQSARVEYRAMDSAANPYLAFSLLLAAGLKGIEEGYELPPEAENNVWELSDSERRALGYEALPASLDHAITLMQDSELVAETLGEQVFNYVLLNKRREWREYRAQVTPYELESSLEIL
- a CDS encoding bifunctional [glutamine synthetase] adenylyltransferase/[glutamine synthetase]-adenylyl-L-tyrosine phosphorylase, producing the protein MTRAQTTLTELARLGFTDLGGASTLLAELGAPDLVPVFAKAADPDQALRLLIDLRERAPQPVEAVMGNPDASALLIRILGASEGLGSFFSRHPGELDVLAEHLAAPLSAEEYAADLSAATEGLSGEPAWIALRVRYRRHLARLAGWDLSHPDPLAALDTVAAALADLAGAALDASLAIARRDSTLPADDVSRTRLAIIGMGKAGARELNYVSDVDVIFVAQGSDGLSDDRAVEIATRLAMHTMRGINELTSEPSLWEVDANLRPEGKDGALVRTLASHVAYYDRWARSWEFQALLKARPLAGDRELGDDYVEALAPKVWSSASRDNFVESVQRMRERVTEHIPSSEIDVQLKLGPGGLRDVEFTIQLLQLVHGQSDAGVRQRATLPALVALAEQGYIGRVEAAEFSEDYRFLRVLEHRLQLSRLRRTHLMPTDPEALRVLARASGLATNASDLTEQWQRTKNAVRRLHERLFYRPLLSAVAALPEDGLVLSSEQAEARLAAIGFRDPRGALAHIAALTGGVSRRATIQRNLLPVMLQWFAEGADPDYGLLAFRRLSEDLGEAYWFLRMLRDSSGAAQRLTHVLAGSKFVGSLFERIPEAAAWLENEDELRPRPLDQLLEETHATVARHRDDEDAAALALRTARRREILRLALAGIVGNITIGQLGRALSDITTAILTGALALAHRYGDGIEFGIIAMGRYGGQELGFGSDADVMYVYRPAGADGEEAQRRAERIVHALSRYTEDLRVPLDLDIGLRPEGRNGAIVRSLDSYRAYYARWSLTWEAQALLRARGAVGDADLLAAFEELADSVRYPESISENDIREIKRIKARVENERLPQAADPTRHLKLGRGSLSDVEWFVQLLELEHGARVPGLRTTSTLGALAAAEAAGLVDTEDAHKLRDAWILASRARSAMTLWTAKTSDVLPKDLLQLEGVARLLEYPPGSAGVFEEQYLRVTRLARQVFERRFYGTTSKPPPTT
- the glnA gene encoding type I glutamate--ammonia ligase, whose translation is MFSDSSEVLKFIKDTDVKFLDIRFTDLPGVQQHFNIPASTVDEEFFSVGQLFDGSSIRGFANIHESDMQLIPDVTTAYVDPFRTERTLIMVFDIYNPRNGEIYGKDPRQVAKKAEKYLASTGIADTAYFAPEAEFYIFDDVRYSVTQNQSFYSVDSEEGAWNTGRVEEGGNLANKTPYKGGYFPVSPIDKQADLRDDISLKLIDAGLILERAHHEVGTGGQAEINYRFDTMVHAADDILKFKYIVKNTALEWGKVATFMPKPLFGDNGSGMHTHQSLWNDGKPLFYDEQGYGGLSDVARWYIGGLLKHAPAVLAFTNPTLNSFHRLVPGFEAPVNLVYSAGNRSASIRIPITGTNPKAKRIEFRAPDASGNPYLAFAAQLMAGLDGIKNKIEPHEPVDKDLYELPPEEAKLIPQVPGSLAECLKALEADHEFLMEGNVFTKDLIDTWIAYKWEKEIIPASQRPHPFEYELYFSV
- a CDS encoding RDD family protein, yielding MSSSSSVSSDWPGKRLGLPETGPRSVGRIGRRIAALAIDWGAAVLISVAFFRYDPWATLAIFAVTQIVFLLTVSGSVGHLILGLRVVPIAGGYLGAWRPFVRTALLCLVIPAVIWDKDQRGMHDRLAGTVLVRR
- a CDS encoding DUF4191 domain-containing protein translates to MARTSSSSPSKAPKEPGRLKQMYQVFQMTTRYDKRAIWYLLASFVLPLVAGIGLGVLLSGANVVGLILYIVAGLLGGILLFLIVLGRRAERAAYSQIAGQPGAVGAVLKSSLRRGWTASEMPITVSPKTQDAVYRAVGRGGVALIGEGPQSRTRPMLEDQRKVVARILPNVPINFVFVGPDEDSTALHKLPAKLNSFKSALRKNEVLAVSNRLNSLGKNGLPIPKGMDPMKARAPRPR
- a CDS encoding protein kinase domain-containing protein, whose amino-acid sequence is MGSDIVGGYRLTRLLAEGRRAEVYLAHCAEPSGEAEPVAVKLYRSVAELAEIQAEMDVLAAAAGPHVVRLIDVASAPDRRPALIMERHGPRTLGELLASRTRLEIGEAATILVPLARAVERMHGTGAVHGRISPESVLFSADGAPVLARFGRGQVTDASTPAERDANPLFAADLESYRRLAEAVLALADAHELATTLMPSTSSESWADLFSARLFERDRPRAVDFEGAEDRQSFAIVSHASGQNPGRRRDIHTDRRPAAGAADRWARALRVTRTMAATVRPRFWIVGAAALATLLIAVIAVPPPATDAVPPASPRASPSTTLPPSGVVVSDDPVEAVGELLLEREKCFEQASLLCLDGVDHLGSAAMEADSRAIQMLHDGADDDGTVPRFRHPVQAELREQLGGSVVVSLTLAEKQPASVLMIRTEAGWRIRAFLL